The following proteins are encoded in a genomic region of Oryctolagus cuniculus chromosome 6, mOryCun1.1, whole genome shotgun sequence:
- the LOC127489557 gene encoding olfactory receptor 2T27 yields the protein MEWGNYSMYADFVLLGLFSNTRFPWLLFALILLVFVISIASNTVMILLIHTDARLHTPMYFLLSQLSVMDILYISTIVPKMLVDQVTSQRAISFAGCTAQHFLYLTLAGAEFFLLGLMSYDRYVAICNPLRYPVLMSRRVCLLIVAAAWLGGSVDGFLLTPVTMQFPFCGSREIDHFFCEVPALLKLSCSDTSAYETAMYVCCILMLLIPFSVISASYTRILLTVYRMSEAEGRRKAVATCSSHMVVVSLFYGAAMYTYVLPHSYHTPEKDKAVSAFYTILTPLLNPLIYSLRNKDVTTALQKALGRGLCSGRVAAF from the coding sequence ATGGAGTGGGGAAATTACTCCATGTACGCCGACTTCGTCCTCCTGGGGCTGTTCAGCAACACGCGCTTCCCCTGGCTTCTCTTTGCCCTCATTCTCCTGGTCTTCGTCATCTCCATAGCCAGCAACACCGTCATGATCCTGCTCATCCACACGGACGCGCGCCTGCACACGCCCATGTACTTCCTGCTCAGCCAGCTGTCCGTCATGGACATCCTGTACATCTCCACCATTGTGCCCAAGATGCTGGTGGACCAGGTGACGAGCCAGAGGGCCATTTCCTTTGCGGGGTGCACTGCTCAGCACTTCCTGTACTTGACCTTGGCAGGGGCCGAGTTCTTCCTCCTGGGACTCATGTCCTATGACCGCTACGTAGCCATCTGCAACCCTCTGCGATACCCTGTCCTGATGAGCCGCAGGGTCTGCTTGCTGATCGTGGCTGCGGCCTGGCTAGGAGGGTCTGTGGATGGTTTCCTGCTCACCCCAGTCACGATGCAGTTCCCCTTCTGCGGCTCCCGGGAAATCGACCACTTTTTCTGCGAGGTGCCTGCCCTTCTGAAACTCTCCTGCTCGGACACCTCAGCCTACGAGACGGCCATGTACGTGTGCTGCATCCTGATGCTGCTCATCCCCTTCTCTGTCATCTCTGCCTCTTACACCAGGATTCTGCTCACTGTGTACAGGATGAGTGAGGCAGAGGGGCGGCGGAAGGCTGTGGCCACCTGCTCCTCGCACATGGTGGTTGTCAGCCTCTTCTACGGGGCTGCCATGTACACCTATGTGCTGCCTCACTCTTACCACACCCCCGAGAAGGACAAGGCCGTGTCTGCCTTCTACACCATCCTCACCCCACTTCTGAACCCACTCATCTACAGCCTCAGGAACAAGGACGTCACCACAGCATTGCAGAAGGCTCTGGGGCGGGGCCTGTGCTCAGGGAGGGTGGCCGCATTCTGA